The Harpia harpyja isolate bHarHar1 chromosome 13, bHarHar1 primary haplotype, whole genome shotgun sequence genome contains a region encoding:
- the SUPT7L gene encoding STAGA complex 65 subunit gamma, translated as MLRYWGEIPVSSNQANRSSFDLLQREFRTVEVQDPPLHQPSANKPRPTTMLDIPSEPCSLTIHTIQLIQHNRRLRSLISMAQAQNQQQVEGIKTEDNEPLPSCPASPPLPDDLLPLDSKTSKMPFQLRHSDPESDFYRGKGEPVTELSWSSCRQLLYQSMATILAHTGFECAHESVLETLTDIAHEYCLKFTKLLRFAVDREARLGHTPFPDVMEQVFHEVGIGSVLSLQKFWQHRIKDYHSYMLQVSKQLSEEYEKIVNPEKAAEDTKPVKIKEEPVSDITFPISEELEGDLASGDQSLPVGVLGAQSERFSANLEVEASPQTSGAEVNASPLWNLSQVKMEPQENEEANVHGHGVLGSDVFEEPMSGMSEAGMPQSPNGSESSYGSHSADSLMGSSPVFNQRCKKKMKKM; from the exons ATGCTGCGATATTGGGGTGAGATTCCGGTTTCATCTAACCAGGCCAACCGCAGCTCCTTTGACCTGCTTCAGCGTGAGTTTCGTACTGTGGAAGTCCAAGATCCTCCACTGCATCAGCCATCTGCAAACAAACCTCGGCCAACCACCATGTTGGACATCCCCTCGGAGCCCTGCAGCCTCACAATTCACACCATTCAGCTCATCCAGCACAACAGGCGGCTGCGCAGCCTGATCTCCATGGCTCAGGCTCAAAACCAGCAGCAAGTGGAGGGCATAAAAACTGAAGACAACGAACCTCTGCCATCTTGTCCGGCCTCTCCACCTCTCCCTGATGACCTGCTTCCTCTGGATAGCAAGACCTCCAAAATGCCATTTCAGCTGAGGCACAGTGACCCAGAGAGTGATTTCTACAG AGGAAAAGGGGAGCCAGTGACTGAGCTGAGTTGGTCCTCCTGTCGGCAGCTTCTCTACCAGTCAATGGCTACCATCCTGGCTCACACAGGCTTTGAGTGTGCCCATGAGAGTGTCCTGGAGACCCTGACAGACATTGCCCATGAGTACTGCTTGAAGTTCACCAAACTGCTGCGCTTTGCTGTGGATCGAGAAGCTCGACTTGGGCACACCCCTTTCCCTGATGTCATGGAGCAGGTCTTCCATGAAGTGGGCATTGGCAGTGTGCTCTCGCTGCAGAAGTTCTGGCAACACCGCATTAAGGATTATCACAGCTATATGCTTCAG GTTAGCAAGCAGCTCTCTGAAGAGTATGAGAAGATTGTCAACCCTGAAAAGGCAGCAGAAGACACAAAGCCTGTGAAGATTAAGGAGGAACCTGTTAGTGATATTACTTTCCCCATAAGTGAGGAGCTGGAAGGAGATCTGGCTTCTGGTGATCAGTCTTTGCCTGTTGGAGTCCTTGGAGCTCAAAGTGAGCGCTTCTCTGCCAACTTGGAAGTAGAAGCTTCCCCGCAGACTTCAG ggGCTGAGGTGAATGCTTCCCCGCTCTGGAACTTGTCACAGGTAAAAATGGAGCCACAGGAAAATGAGGAGGCCAATGTACATGGCCACGGGGTCCTAGGCAGCGATGTCTTTGAGGAACCGATGTCAGGCATGAGTGAAGCTGGGATGCCACAGAGCCCCAATGGCTCTGAGAGCAGCTATGGTTCTCATTCTGCTGACAGTCTGATGGGATCCTCCCCTGTCTTCAACCAGCGTTgcaagaaaaagatgaagaaaatgtga